GTATAGCAGAATCAGCAGTATGTGGAATTCCTGACGATGTCAAAGGTGAGGTAATTATTGCATTTGTTGTTTTAAAACAAGGGATTACTGATTCTAAAATATTAGAAAAAGAAATTTCTGATAAAATAAGAAATGATATTGGTGCAATTGCCACCCCGAAACAAATCTATTTTGTTTCAAAACTTCCAAAAACACGTAGTGGAAAAATTATGCGGAGGTTACTAAAAGCAATTGCAAATAATGAAAAGATTGGTGATGTAAGCACTCTAGAAGATGGGGCTGCCGTCACTGAAGTACAAAATGCATTTGAAGATATTCAAAAATCAATAAAAGAACATTCTGGATAGATTATTTTAGTTCTGAGAGATTAACTTGCAATAACATGTCAAACATTTTTTTAAGTCCATTATACTCTGATTTTGAATTCTCATCTAATTGATCATATTCTTTTTCTTTAATTTCGTTTAATCTGTTTTCTGCTTCTCTGAAAAATTCTTTGTATTCTTTTATCTTTTCATTGCTCATTTGAGTTAGATCGAAGATTACTGTATTGCTACCAAGTAAATTATTATTTTCATCATAAATGCTTGTTGCCTGTAACAATCCTGGAAATGTACTTTCATCTTGTCTTTTGAATGTGATTTTCCTATCTGTGACTTTTCCAGTCTCAAACCATATTTTCAGGGACTCATTCATTGCCTCCCAGGATTCTTTGGTTATGTGCTCAAAAATTGACCTGCCTAGAATCTCTGATTTGGCATACCTCAAGTTTGCTGCATATGTTGAGTTACAATCCAAAATAATTCCAATTGAATTAATTCTCCTCCACATAACTGGGGCATCTTTGAGTGTCTTTCTTGCTTCTGTCTGAGACATTTTTTTGATTAATCAAGACTAGTAATTAAACTAAAAATTCTCGAACCAATCTGAATAAAATCCTTAATCTATTATTTACGACAAAAGGAAGAAACCGGATTAGGACTTGGCATCATGCAAGCAAATCATTGAAATGCATGGGAGAGCAATTAATGTGAAAAATAATCTATATGTCCTTTTCCATTACTTTGCCAAATAATTTTTCGCCTTAATCTAAAAACACTGGTTGGGGTTGAAAATTTACATTTATTTTTTCATAGTTTGACTTTAATGAAATACTTTATTCAAAAAAGCGACTTTTCATTAGAATTTTTCTTGATTTTGCTTTAATTGTGAATTAAGTTTGTAACTAGTCTGATTGCTACACTTGTTAGTTTTAAGTTTGAACTATAATTTAAAGTGGGAAATATTGACTATTTCTTTTAATAAATACTATGATAACGGAGTAATCATTACTAGTCCTGCATCATTTGGAACGAATCTTATCATGGCAATATCTTCTCCCAAGACATTATTTTTTGCACTCAAATCCCTTGGAATCTGACCATTTACAGTTACTACCATTTTTGATGTGACAAATTCACTAGGAATGTACATTACAACATATTGTGGTCTGTCAATAGAAAATGAGATCATATTCACTTTAGGGATGAATTGAAAGTCAGAAATTACTGCAGGACTTTGTATATCGATAATTTTTGAAGTTCCTTCAATGAATTGGGGTTGAAATTTTTCTCGTATATCTTCAGTAAGTGGTTTGATTTCATATTTTTCTGAATCTTGAATTTCTAATCGTAATCCTTCAAGGCAGTAATTTTGACTTTGTTGATCTTCAATTAGTTTACATGATTTTGAACCCTCCTCAAGATCATGATTGGTGAAAAATGCCAAAGTAGTTCCAATAGACATACTACATTCAACAAAATCAACATTATCTAGTTTAGATTCATTACAAAGATTGGAAACAGCATCAGATGTTATTCCTTGTCTGGTTAGAACGTTGTCCGTGTATTGCATCATTACACCTTTCATACAGAGCCTGTTTTGGTAAAATGACATGTCATGGCACTTTTCCAATGAAGAGCCCAAATCTTCACCAAAATAATGTACCAATCCATGCCCCAATCCGTGAACACAGTCTTGATAGTTTGAAGATCCTATCAATCCATTACAAATTACTTTATAATCCGATGGGAGTGATTTGTTTTTTTCTTGCTCATCATGAAAATAAGCAGATAACACACCATGAAAATAACCTCCTCTGCACATGGTTCCATCCATTCCAATTAGATTTTCAGCGACATTGGGTTTTTTATTAAATGCAACATGTCCTACTTCGTGAGAAACAAAGTGACAGTCATCTATTGCACCCAGTTTAGATAATGCAATGGATAACTCTAAAGCATCAGAGTTATTTTCCTCATTTTCAGCCAGAACCCCAAAGAAATTAGAATAACATAGTAGACGTGATGAGCCATCATCCATTTTTGCACAATCTTTTATGTTTTGAAGATATTTTATTGCCAAATCCTCTGAAGATAAAGTAGGATCATTATCTACTATATCCAATATCCCATCATTGTCATCATCATCATCTTTTGTCGAGCCTATCCCATCAAAATCAAAATCTGCCCACTCGGTAGGATCAGTGTCAAAGAAATCAAGAGAGTCCAATATCCCATCATTGTCATCATCATCATCTTTGTTATCCCCTATAGAGTCAAAATCGATGTCACTCCATTCAGAAGATTCATTGTCAAAGGCATCTACTTCATCAGAAAAACCATCATTGTCATCATCAGAATCACATTCATCACCTAAAGAATCTGAATCAAAATCAGTCTGGTCTATGTTTGGATTATCAATACAGTTATCAAAAAAATCTGTAACGCCATCATTATCTTTATCTGCAAAAGTTACCACATTGGACCAGGATAGTATAGAAATAGACATTGAAATTGCTAATGCAACCAATAGAAATTTGATCTTTTTGTTAATCATACCGTGCGATTTCCGTAAGATCAATTACACAATTCAGCATTTTAGGATATCTACTCAATTATAATCATCTTAAGTGCTACAATTTTTTGATTTGTGTTTGGGATTATCTAGATGGTTGAAATTCTAAATTTCTTGATTATGAACTATTAAGTATGGATTAACTTTGTTAACTTAGGTTTAACTTTTAACATAATTGTTGTTCTATGATGGGTTATTGTTCAGGTAGATGTAAACAATTCAAAGCTATCAAACCAAGACAAATTGGCAGATATGCATCTGGACAAAAAAGATGCAATTTTTGCGAAATATTTCTAAACTATGATGGATTAAAGTGTCCTTGTTGTAATAAACAACTAAGAACCCTGCCTAGAAGTAGAAAAAATAAAGAATCACTTCTATCTCAAATTGAATCATTCTAGGTTCAGAGATAGTCGATTAACAATGTTAAGGAACCACTAAAAGGAATATTTTCTAAAAATATTCATGGGTTTGGGTGTAAAAATTATAATTTTTGCAATCGTAGCAATTCTTGTACAAATATTTGGAATTGTTTTATTGTAATTATATCTTTAAGATGTATTGTTTTACCACAAGAATAAGTCAAACTCGAATTATAAAAGATGAATTTGTTAGCTAAAACCACTGGTCTAAATTTTGACTTTTTCTCTCTAATGCCTTTTTCAATCTGTTTAATGTAGATTGAATTCTCTCTTCTGAGAAACTTCTTTCTTTTACTAAATAGTTTGTCATTCCTTCATAATCTACTTCGTTAAAAATAATCTCGTCGACATCTGCAACTTCTGGATCGAGAAAAATTTTCCGAATTTGCTGAAAATCAATTTCTTGGAGTTGCTCTTGAATTTGTGGGATATCTTCTAATCTTGAATGTTGTTTTATCATTTTTAATGCAGTTTTTGGACCAATCCTATCAAAACCATTGGGATTAAAATCCGTTCCAATTAAAATACCGATATCGATTAATTGCTCTCTTGTCAATTCTAATGCTTCTAGTGTTTTTTGTGTTTCAATTATTTCTGGCACTATGTCGATGTAGGTATTTCTGTTAGGTATTTTTCTTCTTCCGCTGTTAGTGAAATTTCTTATCAATCTTTTGGCTCCACATAAAATGGAATCAAAATCTTGACTTGCAGAAGCATAAGCTTGTCCTGTATTTGTGAGATGTGCTGCTGTTGCTTCTCCTTCTGATGGCGCATCAATATATGGAATGCCAAAATACGTTAGAATTTGTTTTGACTCTCTAACCATGCCATCTTTCATGCTAGTTGTCTGTTGAGCATATTTTCTTGCGTCTTCCATATTTCCTGCAGCTACTGCTTTTTCATATTTTACAGTTGCATCCTTTTTGATCTGTTTTCTACGCTCAATTTCGGCTGTTTTTAGCGATGGTGGTTTTCCATCAAACACGTAAACTGGTTTTATTCCTAATGAGAGAAAATTGACATTTCTGTAAAGTAATCCACTTAGATGACTTGTAATTCTTCCTTCAGAATCTGATAGTTGTAATCCATCTGGGCCTCTAATACTTGCTAGAAATTGATAAATTGCATTGTATGCATCAATTGCAATTACTTTTGTTGAAAATGCCTCCAGAGTTGTTTTCTCTCTTACTACCAAATCTTTTAGGTTTAAGCCCATATAGATTTCTAGTAATTTTGTTCTATTTTGTGTTTATGATTCATCTATGATTCATCTATAATCGTTATTTTGGATATTTCATTTCTTTTATTCTGCATTTGTCTAAAAATCGATTTTAATATGTCTGTGATTTGTAAAAAAACACAATGGTAAAACTATCATTACCTTCACGTCTGGAGGATAAAATTTTTAAAATAAAATTTGATTCTACTGACAAGGCATCTGAGATTATTTCATATTTTCCTTTATCAGAATCCGAAATGCAAGAAATTCTTTCGATTTTACATACCAAGTGATTTAAGGAGATTCGCTCAATTTTTGCAGATAAAATAACTACCAAAGAATGGGAAAATACCAAAGAACAAATCAAAAAGAAATTCATGGATGAATTATTTGATATTGATGATGTGCCTTAGTTTTGTACTGATTTGCTTTATTATGGAGAAAATTTCACAATAGGTGCCGGGATAGCCAAGTGGTACGGCGGCCGTCTCGAAAACGGCTACGCGTAAGCGTGCAGGGGTTCGAATCCCTTTCCCGGCGCCATGGCTTTAACGCAAATTTCAAAGCCCTTACTTTTTGGCATGTTTTAGGAACACAATTTATCAGAAAACGACACAAGAATGGTTCAGACATCTTAGGAATCAAATCGGATGTAGTCACTCATTAAAAGAAAAAGTCTATCTTGGAAAATAAAACATCACAGCAACACCAATCAAAACTATTAAAGAACCAATAATCTCAAATCTGTCTGGTTTTTTCTTGTCAATCCAATAACCCCAAATTATTGATGATACAACAAAGATTCTCCATAGGTAGCATAGACTTTACCAAAATCCGCAGGTTGGAATATCATGATAATTCCATATGAAAATAAAATTAAATCTCCGATAACTCCAAATATTTTTCTTTTATCAATTCGTAACCATTTCCATACAAAATAGCCTCCACCAATCTCACAAAGACCATCTAGGAAAAATAGTAGAATTGAAATAAAAAAATTCTTTGATTGTTCACCCATTATAATACAAAATGGAATAAAGATTCTATATTATAACTAATTTAGAGAAAATAGACTTGGAATCAAAGAAAAAACAATTTTGTGGTTATTGTCCTGAAGATAAATGTCTTTTAGATTGTAAAATATGTAATCCAAAATTAGGTAAAGGTTGTAATTGTTAGAGAAAAAAAGTGTGATTTTTTAATTTAGTTTATTCTTCTCTTGGGATCTTTCCTTTCTCATTGAATTGATCTTGAGTATACGATGTAGCATTTCCATATTGGATATTCAAATTCTTGTTTAGTCCCATAATCTCATTTTGAGTTACTTTAGCTTTTTCTTGGAATATTTTCATAGCATCTAAAGATGATTTGCCTTCATCTAATGCATTTTCCTTGGCATCATGTGCCTCTTTTGTTATTTTTTCTGTAAACAAGAACTGTTGCCAAAATATTCCTCTGAAAGAACTATCTACTTCCTGTATGAATCTATAAAATACATTTCTAGGACTATAGTACTCCATTCTTTTTTCAGAATCTTTCAAGTCTTTTTGTAGTTCTGCTTCTGCTTGTATTCTTTGTTCGTTAATTTGTTGTTGTTCTTTAGCAATTTCTTTTTTCTTTACTTCTATTTCCTTTTGCTCTTCAAGTTGTTTAATCATTTTTGAAAAAGGATCTAGTTCAACATTTCCATCAGTTACTTTAGGGATCTGTTCTATTGGGTTGGTAATTTTTAATTGCTTTGTTGGTAGACTCTCTGATACTTGATATATTATTTGAGCATCTGTGAATCTGTTATCTTTTTTTGCATAAACCGTAATGGTGTATTCTCCTATTTCTGCAGGTATCATAGATGTTACATAGAATTGACCTGTAGAATTAGTTGAGGTTTTTATTTTTTCAGAAGGAAAATTGACCTGAATTTGTACATCTGAAACAGGGGTTTTGTCCAATGTGAATGCATTGCCACTTACAAATGGATACTGACCTGCCTCAAATTCAGATAAACTGTTAATGGTAAATACAAAGTCATCAGTAGCCCATGCAGAATTAGCTAAAAACAAACCTAACATGAATGAAAATAATAACATGTAAGTAATTTTGAACATGAATTGGTTTGGAAAAAATGAAATTAATTCCCAATATCCAAAAATATGATCAATTTATTGTAAATTTGTAGAGTCGGATCGAAGATTGTATCAATCTTTAAAATCAAGCTACTGTGATTGATAAAACTTTGGGTTCACTTAGAGGAGTTGAATTTTTTATGTTATCCCATACAAAAACTGTAGCTTTGTAAGTTCCTTGAGATTCGGGTGTCCATGACAGAGACACATCGAATTTTTGTTTACTGACAAGCATTCCCGAAATCCACGATATTGAAATCACTTGCTCAGAATCATTTTGAATTTGTACAAAGTAAGTAAATGGTTGATTTTGTTCATTATTATTAATGACATCCGCTGAAATTTGGACAGGTGTTTCATCAGATGCATATTTTAACGGATTGCCTATTCTATCTGTTAATTGGATCTGGTCTGTATCGATTATTTCTTTAAAATTTGATTTTATGTGTTGACTTGCAAGTATCTTTTCTTCTTTTTCACTGTGTTGAATTGTAGAACCATTTGAAGAAAAATCAAAATAAGTAAATTCCATAGTTGCCACATCGTTAAGATATAGTTGGGCAGAGTATAACCCATTACTGGTAAAATTTTCATCAACATCCAAATTTATTTGAAAATTGCCCTCATAGTCAGACCGTGTTGTTTCAAGTACCACAAAATTATTTTCCGAGTCCCTAATGATTATTGAAACTGGTTCATTAACATCCAAATCTCCCACTGTTCCAGAAAAGACTACCGTCTCTCCTTTTTGATAAAGAAGTTTATCTGAGAAAATAGATTCCACGTCTGCATAAGCAGGAATGCTTCCAGAAATTATTGTAACAGCCAATGCAAGAATAAGGAATTGTTTGAACATGTTCTGTTATTGTTTTTTAAATCTAAAATTTACGGTATAAAACAAAGTAATTTTGAAAATCAACATAAACTAAGTCGGATTGATGATTGTATCAGGCAATAAAGTTATGAAACAATATTTCTAAAAAAAGAAAAAGTAGTTAATCGTACCTTGGTAGTTTTCCATACTTGTCAAAGGTAGATTGAACTGTATTGTCTGCTAATCCGTGTTTTATGTTGAGGTCTTTTGTAATGTCTATTAGTTGCACTCTTTTGACGGCACCTGCATTGTGATATGCCTCTCTTGCTTCTTGAAGTGAACCGCCATTATCTAGAACTGATTTCATTGCTTTTCGTGCCTCAGATACCTTTTGTTGCTGAAAATTGAACATATCCCAATACACTAACTGAGTATCAGCAGGTTTTGAAGACACAAAACTGGTAAAGGATGCCTTTGGTGTATGATCTTTGTATTTGTCATTCATTCTGTCAAGTTCTTTGTTTAGTTCTTGCTTTGCAACGGCTCTTTGTTGATCAATGAATTTTTGGTGTTCTTGTTGTTTTTTCTTTTCATCTTTGATTTCCGCCATTTGTTTTTTCATCAGCTCTATCTTTTCAAGTATTGACTTTGCAACAGGATCTTTGTTAATTTGTTCAGCGTTTCTTACTGTAAAATCATTATCTTGCATTGTTTGTGCAAATGCTTGAACCGATTCATTTACTGAAACAGTTGATAATAACATGATTCCAAATATTGTGCTATAGATTACATGTTTTGAATTATTCCTAGTCATTGCACATAATTTTTTATTTTTTTATTTAGTGATTATTAACAATAAAATAGTAATCTTAATCTACAATAAAATTAATTACGTGCAGTTCAAATTCAATCTTGTATCATAAAGTTCTAAATGCAAACTATGATGAAAAAAACATTGCAAACTAGAACTGATAAGTTTGGATTATTAGCTATTGTGATTGGTATTGTTTCTAGTGTGTGGATTTTTGGATTTGCAGACGATGTTTTTAGTGTGTTTCAAGCTGGTTCAGATGAGATTTCTGATGTGCTGTTTTATGAAAACTTTCTTGAGCAAAGAGAATCATCTATTGCTGAAAATGTTCTTCAAGAAAATATTCTACTTCCACCTTCTCAACCTGTCTTGAGTGAACCTACACCATCAAATTCTAAAAAGAAACCAGAATCAATTCAATCAGTACCTGAAGAATCTATAATTCAACATGTTGAGAATGAGATAAAACAAGTTGAACCCAAAATGTCTCTTGAGAAAAAAATAATGCAATTAGAAAAGCAAACTTTCATTCTTTCTGGTGATGGGAGTGGCTATGAGGGTGCAGTACATTTGTCTGAACACGCACGACTGAATTTTGAATTAAATCCAGTTTCAGGTACAAAACTAGATGAATTTAATATTAAAAGTGGAACTCTCATTGTTGGTGGTCATACTTTTGTAATTGGGGGTGGCTCTGTAATTTTGGATCAAGGTATAATTTCAATTAGTATCGAACATGATGATCATAGAGATCCATATCTTGATATGACTGGAACTGTACAGGGTTCAATCATAAATGATGAAGACCTTGCCATTTCTTTTGAGAATCAATTACTTGGATTGACAAAAGAAGACCAAACCCCAATACATCTATCTCTTGAGTTAACAATGAAAATTAAGGATTAACTAGATATTCTCAAAGTGTCAAGATTGGTGTTTCTGTGTAATAACAAATGTGACAATTTCAAACTTGATGGGATTTCCAATAAACTAAGTTATGGAAATGGTTTCAAATGGTGTTCGTGCTGTTGTAGATTTTTAAGAATTGATAAATTTCGATGTCCTTGCTGTAATGCTACTCTCAGATCTAGTCCTAAAAATAAGATTAATAGACGATTAGGGTTTCTCTAGATGATTTTTCTTTTTCCTCATTATTCCAAAAAAGAAACTGATTAGAATACCTAACATAATTACGGATAAAACCAAATCAAATGAATCATCATCAAATGGTAATAGTTCTTGGAGTGCTTCAATTCCTAAATATATTGTAAATAATGAAAATGCAACTGCAATAAATTTTAGTTGAGACATTCGTGTCTTTTTGTAAGCTGATATTGCCATTATTGTCAAAAGTATGGAGAAACATGCAATGGCAACAGTAACAGAACCTGCAACCAAATCATCTTGTGTGACGATATCTATTGGGTCATCAAATGGATTAAAGTAATCAAGTTGTAATGAAATTTTTGATAGAAACGATAACTGAGAGTTAAACATTCTATCTAGTACCTATAATTATTTTTCATCAAATGCTGAAAATACATCTGTCATGTTACTAATCATAGCGTTCCATACAGTTGATTTACATTTGTTAAGATTGCTTAATACATTGTTTCGGTCTCTTAGACGATATACTGTATATTTTCCAGAATATTCTGTTTGAACAACTTGTAATTCTATTAGTCTTTTCATGTGCCAACTTATTGTGGATGATGATAATCCAATTCCCTGAGCTATTTCTTGATGTGTGGATGGTTCATGCTGAATCAAAAATATTACAATATTTCGTGGAGAATCCAAATTCAATACTGAAAGGATTTCATCATCAGACTCGTTGATATGGTAATAATTTTTGTAAAATTTTGTTTTAGTTGATTTGATTTTTCCCTCTCTTTCAAGCATAGTAAGATAGTATTGAACAGTCCCCATGGAAAACCCTAGATTGTTTTTGATTTTTCTGAGATGAGAGCTAGGATTATTCGTAATAAAGTCTAAAATCTTATCCTTGGGGGATTCTAAAATCTCATCCATGCATATCATTCACAAAATCACAGATTTAACCTATTCTACAAATTATTACAGTTTTTTGATAAACTTTTTTCTCTTAGATCTAGACTTGTACCATACAATGTTTTAATCCGACTATCATAATGTTTCAGGGTAGGAAATCCATGCATTATTTGTACGATCAATACGGTGTTTTCGTCTTTCCTTCCTAAATTATGATTTTTTATTGAATTAGTATGATACAAGATTCAATATGACCAAAAATTGGATGACAATTATTTTAAGAATTTTTTATGCCATATATTATGGCTCTAAAATGATTTCTTTTAGTAGACATTGAATATTTTAAAAGAATTTTTTAGATTCTTATCTAGAAATCTGGAGGAAATCTCATCAAAACTAACAATGTCTAAATTATTTCAACTAAAAGAAAAATCTGGCAAAATTCATCTCTTTGTAAAACAATAATTTTCTCTCTTTTGCCTCGTCTCTCAAATTCAATCTTGTATCATAAAGAAAGTATATTAAAAATTGTGTGAAATATTAATTGATAAATAAATCTGGTATAATTGCAATCTCTGCTATTTTGATAATATCTATTTCACTTGTTTTGATCAATTCTAAAGAGATCTCTATTACAAGACTACCTAATTTTGATGCTGATCAGGATAGCGTTGTTGACAATTTTGATAATTGCCCTAAAATAAAAAACAGCGATCAGACTGACTTTGACAAAGACACACTAGGTAATCCGTGTGATCTTGATGATGATAATGATGGTGTTGTTGATAAATTAGATGCATTTGATACTGATCCTACCGAGTGGGCAGACTTTGACTTTGATGGAACCGGTTCTATACTTGACAAAGATGATGATAATGATGGGATTTTAGATGATAAAGATTCAACGCCTAGTCCCATATCTGAAAAACTAATACAACAATATATGACCGAAATCGAGAGTTGTGTTTTAGCAGATGATGCTAATTCTTTTTTATGTTATGGGAATTTCTTTGATTCTTTGGTAAAAAATGAATCAAATAATGAAAATGCTTTGAAGTTAGCATTAGCATTATCTAAAATCAATGCTATAGGCGGCTGCCATTTTATTTCTCATGTGGTAGGACATGCAGTTTTTGATGAAACTTTGAATGTTTCTCAAAACTTTGACTTTGATGCTTCTTTATGTCGAGGGGGTTATTATCATGGGATTATGGGGGCATTTTTTCACAATCTGAAAGAAAACAATAAACCCATTTCTGATAACTATAAAGTAATCTGCGATGATCTTATGGGAACCTCAAATTATAGTGACTGCATACACGGATTGGGACATGGATTAATAAATTACAATCCCGCTAATTTAGAATCAGCTATTGAATATTGTCATCAAATGTCATATTTTCAATACTATTCATGTACAGCAGGAGTGATGATGCAATATACTGATAATCAATTAACCGAGTTTGGGGCGACTAAAGAAAATCTTTCTGACATGTGTTCTGAATCAAAATTAAATAAATTTACTTTTAATATGTGCAGTAAGAATATTGGAATAAGTTTGGCATTTCATAATAATCATGATCTGAATAAATCTTCTAAATTTTGTCAAATGATAGAAAATGAAAAAGGCAGTGAAATTTGTCTTGAACAATTAAAGAAAGAAATTTTAAAAGACGAACTAGGTACGCAAACACAATTTACAGAAAATGAAAAAACAAAGTTTCAACCCCAATGGATAAAACAAGGGGATGGAAAATGGATAGTTGATTTTAATTCCAAGGCTGTAATTTCTGATTTTGAATATGTTGAAGGAATCAAAATGATGCAATTTTCTTTTGATGTGCCTGAAATGATCAAAATTTATGCTTGGAATGAACTATTACCCGAAAAATTAATTGTCACAATTAATGGAGAGCATGAAAGAAATGTT
This genomic window from Nitrosopumilus ureiphilus contains:
- a CDS encoding PAS domain-containing protein, which translates into the protein MSQTEARKTLKDAPVMWRRINSIGIILDCNSTYAANLRYAKSEILGRSIFEHITKESWEAMNESLKIWFETGKVTDRKITFKRQDESTFPGLLQATSIYDENNNLLGSNTVIFDLTQMSNEKIKEYKEFFREAENRLNEIKEKEYDQLDENSKSEYNGLKKMFDMLLQVNLSELK
- a CDS encoding thrombospondin type 3 repeat-containing protein; translation: MINKKIKFLLVALAISMSISILSWSNVVTFADKDNDGVTDFFDNCIDNPNIDQTDFDSDSLGDECDSDDDNDGFSDEVDAFDNESSEWSDIDFDSIGDNKDDDDDNDGILDSLDFFDTDPTEWADFDFDGIGSTKDDDDDNDGILDIVDNDPTLSSEDLAIKYLQNIKDCAKMDDGSSRLLCYSNFFGVLAENEENNSDALELSIALSKLGAIDDCHFVSHEVGHVAFNKKPNVAENLIGMDGTMCRGGYFHGVLSAYFHDEQEKNKSLPSDYKVICNGLIGSSNYQDCVHGLGHGLVHYFGEDLGSSLEKCHDMSFYQNRLCMKGVMMQYTDNVLTRQGITSDAVSNLCNESKLDNVDFVECSMSIGTTLAFFTNHDLEEGSKSCKLIEDQQSQNYCLEGLRLEIQDSEKYEIKPLTEDIREKFQPQFIEGTSKIIDIQSPAVISDFQFIPKVNMISFSIDRPQYVVMYIPSEFVTSKMVVTVNGQIPRDLSAKNNVLGEDIAMIRFVPNDAGLVMITPLS
- the fen gene encoding flap endonuclease-1, with the translated sequence MGLNLKDLVVREKTTLEAFSTKVIAIDAYNAIYQFLASIRGPDGLQLSDSEGRITSHLSGLLYRNVNFLSLGIKPVYVFDGKPPSLKTAEIERRKQIKKDATVKYEKAVAAGNMEDARKYAQQTTSMKDGMVRESKQILTYFGIPYIDAPSEGEATAAHLTNTGQAYASASQDFDSILCGAKRLIRNFTNSGRRKIPNRNTYIDIVPEIIETQKTLEALELTREQLIDIGILIGTDFNPNGFDRIGPKTALKMIKQHSRLEDIPQIQEQLQEIDFQQIRKIFLDPEVADVDEIIFNEVDYEGMTNYLVKERSFSEERIQSTLNRLKKALERKSQNLDQWF
- a CDS encoding winged helix-turn-helix transcriptional regulator produces the protein MDEILESPKDKILDFITNNPSSHLRKIKNNLGFSMGTVQYYLTMLEREGKIKSTKTKFYKNYYHINESDDEILSVLNLDSPRNIVIFLIQHEPSTHQEIAQGIGLSSSTISWHMKRLIELQVVQTEYSGKYTVYRLRDRNNVLSNLNKCKSTVWNAMISNMTDVFSAFDEK
- a CDS encoding thrombospondin type 3 repeat-containing protein, with the translated sequence MINKSGIIAISAILIISISLVLINSKEISITRLPNFDADQDSVVDNFDNCPKIKNSDQTDFDKDTLGNPCDLDDDNDGVVDKLDAFDTDPTEWADFDFDGTGSILDKDDDNDGILDDKDSTPSPISEKLIQQYMTEIESCVLADDANSFLCYGNFFDSLVKNESNNENALKLALALSKINAIGGCHFISHVVGHAVFDETLNVSQNFDFDASLCRGGYYHGIMGAFFHNLKENNKPISDNYKVICDDLMGTSNYSDCIHGLGHGLINYNPANLESAIEYCHQMSYFQYYSCTAGVMMQYTDNQLTEFGATKENLSDMCSESKLNKFTFNMCSKNIGISLAFHNNHDLNKSSKFCQMIENEKGSEICLEQLKKEILKDELGTQTQFTENEKTKFQPQWIKQGDGKWIVDFNSKAVISDFEYVEGIKMMQFSFDVPEMIKIYAWNELLPEKLIVTINGEHERNVVIKRDTVEPITSIMISPDVSGTVLIVPLPE